The window TCTGCTACTGCTATTCCAATATCGGCTTTCTTTAAAGCTGGTGCATCATTTACACCATCTCCTGTCATTCCACAGATGTGCTGCTTTTCTTGAAGGATTTTCACAATCTCATACTTGTGTTCTGACGGTTGAATGGCCAGGATGAAAAGAATcaatttcaaaaaaattgaatatAAACTTGATCACAGAAAATGATCAATTAAATATGCATGTCCCATTAGAAAACAATCAATTAAATATGCATAGTCCAACAATTAGTAGCCAATCTTATTCCTCATGTGGTAATTTACTCCTAAATAATTTGAGAATCTTTTCATGTTGTGGGATGTATAGAAATTGTAAGAATAAAAATCTTCATGAAACTGTTGAGGAAGATTCAAGTACCAGGGAATACACCAGCAAAGCCATCTGCCTTTTCAATAAGCTCGTCAATGGGAAGTGCTTCATGTTCATCTTTGTCACGGCCCAGAAGCGTTGAAGAAGGATACATGTTTGTTCCCATGCCGAGACGCCGTCCTGTCTCCTTTGCAATTGCCAGCTGATCACCTATTTAGCACAAAGCATTTCAGTTTCAGATAGATACAAGAGGTAAGAGTTAGTCAGTTCAAGAGGCATGGTAAGTTTTTTGAGACTTTTGGGATCATAAAAAAGATAAGTCAGAAATGTTTCCATTCAAAATTGAATCCCACGATTTATTCATGAGAACACTTATCAATCCAACATTAAATCCCATGATCTCGATAAACATCACCCAAACAACATACCTGTAATCATCTTCACACAGACCCCAAGGTTTAGTGCTCTACGAATAGTCTCGGCACTGTCATGTCTAGGCGGATCGAATAATGGCAACAACCCACAAAATGTCCATGGACCTCCAGGGCTATCTTTCGATTTCTCAGGAACAGGCTAAATATTTTTCGAGCATTGATTCAAGcaccaccacaaaaaaaaaaaaatgatgaatgtgTCAGAACAACAGCAGGTAAACGATAAGAGTAGAAAAGGAATGCAAACTATGGTTTTGAAATTCcaatttcatttttctaaatcatgAGTTATCAATATTCATTGAAAACCTAAATTGGTTTTAGTTCCTTGGGCAAGTAAAATTCTACCATATAGTAGTCCACAATTTAATTTTCTCTTAGAATAAAAAGTTAGTTTAAGTGTTTCGGCTATACCTGATAAGCAACCCCGAGTGAACGCAGTCCTCTTTCTGCAAACTTGTCAATGATGGCATGAACTCTTCCAgcaatttcatgtttttcttggCATAGATTTAGTATCTGAAGCAAAGACCCTCATGGTTTGAGATGTGGTTATAGTGTTCTGAATAAgcaatagagagagagggagggagggagagagagaggggaggagaAAAAGTGGGACATGATACTACAAAAAGAGGAAACAGAAATTGTTTGTGCGTGATAAATGTGAAATTAGAGCTTGTAAATTCTGCATAAAGCTTGTTGAGACTTTGTACAATATagatttaaaaaggaaaaaaataaagtagCGTCTTATGGGGAAAAATTCCACTGTCTTTGTTAAGGATTTTCAAATTCATAAATATAGTTGATGAACACAGagatgaaaaaaaaatgcaatcttGCTAAGCACATCCTTAAATTGGAAACAGGCTCCATAATTTTTATACCAGTGAATGTAGTTTCCATCCATTATCTAACGGGGATTTTGTGGAGCATTTTCTGTTGTTATTCAAGTCTGCAAATACCTGTTCAGGAGCTCCTTTGCTAGCTCGATACCAGTTACCGTCAGAATCAATGTATGTAATCGCAGTCCGCTTGTCGACGGGATTGAAGGGCAGAAAATGTACTTCTGTGAGATTTGCCCGGGCCTGTAGGAAAAACAGTTGCTTATAGTTTTTCTCCGAGTTATAAAGACTAAAGCAAAAAATCATGATAAAATAGCCTCATTTAAAAAATGGTCTAGTTACCTCCTTTGGATCAGCAAGCATATTAATGATGGCTGTATCAATGGCATCTTGGTTCTCCAGTCTCGAGGCTCTGGCTGCAAGCAAGACGACCATGTCTCTGTCTATTTCTTTGTTGAAAACCTACCACAAAAGAATCTTAATTAGTCTTTAAAAGATGGTTGGGAAGTGTAAAAACGTATTCGGATGAGGTCCCATCTTAGAACATAGCAAAGAAATAAGAAACTAAGATTCATCTATAGCAACTAGGAAGAATCAGTTTTAGAGAAGTCCTTTTCTAGAACAAAAAATAAAGAGGATAGAACTCGTACATGCAGTTATATATTCAAAATTCACTTATTCAATAGCAGGTATTGTTCAATCAGTACTAAGAAACAATGGAGCAGCTAATTCCATTAATAGGACATGTGACTGCAACTCCTATAAGCATCCTAGACTCAAAAGCTGCCAGCCCAAATGTTGATTATTTCTAGATGTTGAATCATTGGGAGTTGCTGAAAAGATGATAATGGAACTCCTAAATGGAAAGCTATTGGGAAGATTTATATTCTAAAATTCCCATTTTAGATCCATAGCTCATCAAACCAGATTTGCTATTCACTAGTGTTTGTCAAGTTTAATCGCACTCTGAACTATAGTTTGATAACTTGGTGGCTCAAGTCGAAACTAGACCAAGCCAACTCAACTCTACTAGATTTCGAGTCAAGTTTCTTGGAAACTCACTGACTAGCTTGAGTCAGACTCCATGAGTCGGCTCATAAACTCAGTCGACTTGGCATGACTCAACCAAGTCACTCACCCAGGGTCAACTGATTTCTTGGTAAGATGCaaccaaaaaaaataattgtGAACTCAAATCATCAACCAGCTAGAGAGGACACAAACCTATCACCACCACACCAAGCACTTCATTTTGTATTTAATAatggtgtttttatttttttaatgtgtcCAGCAAGTTAATATTAACCACCAAACAATATAATTtgcatattttttaattattattatttgaatagaATCAAGTGAAGACTCGTTTGATCTTTGAATCGACCCGACCCAGTTGGACATTGAGTCAGGTTttcgggtttttgaactatgctgTGCAACTGAGTTAACACAGGTCAAACAAGCAACAACTCCATTCCCATTTCAGTCACTGATTCTCTTTGAATAACTTAGTTATGTAAGATATAAATGAGATTTCTAAACTTAAGTTTTTATACCTCAATGAGATTCCTGTCAACTGTGAGACGATTCAAAGTAAGTGTTCCAGTTTTGTCGCTGCAGAGCACATCCATTCCAGCCATTTCTTCAATGGCAGTCATCCGTTTGGTAATTGCACCCTAAGGAAGATAAAAGACAAAGACATAAGTGTGTAGGAAACAACGAGTGATGATAATCATTAAATAGAGTAGTACCTGCTGAGAAAGGCGGTGAGAACCAATTGCGAGTGTAACAGACAATACAGTGGGCATAGCAATGGGTATTCCTCCGATTAAGAGAACGAGAAGGTTGTTGATTCCACTTCTGTATGCACGGTGTTGGATAGGGAACATCACAATGATTTCAAAAATCATTCCCACGGCTATCGAGCAGATACAGAAGTTTCCAATGGCCGTAAGAACCTGAAGAAAGATGAGAAACCAATCATACATTATGTAATTCATCCTATATCTACATTAAATTGgacagaagaaaaaaaacaaaaaacaaaaacaaaagcaaacaCCACATGATGGTTGCATATCCTATTGCATTGCTTGGACTAATATCAAATTCTCTAAATACATCTGTTTAAAATCaagttgagggagtgttgacttTTCTCTGTATAACAAATATAAGAGTGCATTGATTTTCCAAAACATAACTAAGACACttaaagggcctgtttggacacacCTTCGAAAGGGGCATTTGAGTCGTAAACACCCATTTGAGTGAACCGGGGTTTTTTTATGTGTGTTTAGGATGCATTTTGCAAATCTCCATTTCACCACTAGAATGCCAACTTAATGAAAACCAATCCGATTGGTTTTGTGGGGCAACCAAAAAATTGGGCTTAAAACCCTCTACTTTGGAAAACCCCCCTTTCTCACAAATGCATCCGAACAGGCCTCAATTTTCCATGGCAAGCAGCGATGATCTGCACAACTGAACATAATGCTTTGTTTAGAGTATCCTGGTTGCTCCATAATTTCAGAAAACACACGATATCTACCTGAGAGAAAATATCCTATCTTTTCCAGAAATATCAAGGGTactttgttattttcattatcagATCATgaaatccttttttctttttttttttgtaattttgtgaAACATCAATGGTACTTTTTTCTTATTTATCTTTCTGAAAAGCACACGATACCCATTTGAAGTAATCATAACTGTTTCATCTGTTCATGTATTCACCTTCTGGAAATGTCCAACCACTTCAGTGGAGTCTACTAAATGTGCTGCTTTCCCAAAGAAAGAGTGAACACCAGTGGCAATCACAACAGCTTCAACCTCTCCATGCTTACACGTTGAACCAGAAAATACTTCATCTCCTGTCCTCTTTGTGACTGCAAGAGATTCTCCGGTAAGAGCTGACTGCATCAAGCATACAAAATCTCATGAAGTTGTTGCTCCTAGTTAAACTGAAAAGTTCTGTATCTATTTTTCAAATAGTTACAGTCTTTCATGGGGAAAATTTATCAGGCCATGAAAGATCGGTTCAGTGTGACTGCAAATAACAAATGAAGCAACCGAAAtctcaatgcagaagagaatacACAATATTGAATTGCACATCACAAGCAGTTACCTGATCAATCTTAAGAGGGTCTCCCTCAAGCAGGCGGGCATCTGCTGGGATAATGTCACCCAGCTTTATGCTGATTATATCTCCTGGTACTAGAACAGCAGCATCCTGTTCTTGCCACTGCCCATTTCTCAGGACCTGAGTTACAAAAGCTCCTCAAGTTAGGATTCCCATCATTCTAGGATTCTCATCATTCATTCATCAGAAATAGAACAGCCATGTCAAGCAGGGGAACATCTATACagggaaatttctaaaattaaagaaaatttttaGTTCTTGTGACTttggttttttttatatatataattatgagTTACTGAAAATTAAAGTATTTGTATAGAAAAATGGTAAAATGATCAGAAAGCATTCTTTAGGAATGTCTATAAGATCCAAAACTTGGAAAATCTAAAACATCCCATGGAAAGCATTCATTAAGGGATTTTTATGAATTGCCACCAATTTTTATGCATAATTACACAAAACcaccaatttttttttctctttagatGTTAGGACCCACATTTTGAGAAGTCTCTTTATTTTACCACTCTCCATCAAATCCAAGTCATGACCGTTAGCCTATTTCTGAAATGACGAAATACCTCTAAAAAAAGGTCATATCTTTGGATATATTGATGGAAGGATCAGCCCATACCATTGTCCACCATCTTGGGACGGTTCAGATCTCTCTCCACCGTCTTAAAACAGCCTAAATTGATGTCCACATacttttgaatggtccagataaCTGTCCACCTACTtctgaaccatccaaattgctAACCACCTCCTGTTGAATAGTCTAGATTGTTGTCCACCATCTTGGAATGATCCAGATCACTGTCCATGTACTTTTGAAGGGTTTAGATCACTTTCCACGGTTACCACTTCTTAGGGGTTTTTTCACCATTTTCAGAAATAAGCTACTGTATGTTGCTTGGATTTGATGGAAAGTGGGAAACTAAGGAGACCCCTTAAAATGTAGTTGGTGACATTGAAAGATTGATGTAGTTGGTGACATCGAAAGATTGTGTGTGTGTTGTGGTGGTGGGGGGATGTGCGGCATGTcataaaaatcccaaaaattaaacaCCTAAAAATACAAAGAATGTCAATGCAAAGACTATCATTTATGCAATCAAAATCCAGGGCATTATTTCTCAAGAATTCTGCTGATTCAGAATGTGAGTGTTTTCTACACAGTTGTTCACCTTAATCACTTCCTACATTTATGATAGATTCTTGAGACGAGTAACTTTTCAAGTTTCTTTCATAAGGAATGGATGATTTTGTCATCCACAAAAATAATGTGTTTTTTACTCTTTCTTAATCTAAGGGCATCATCGATAAATCAAGACGATGGATACTGACCCTTGTTTTTGGAGCTAGACGGGCCATAAGTGCTGAAGCAGCATTCCCAGCATTATTTTCTTCTATAAAACTGATTGTAGAATTGATGAACAGCAGACAAACAATTCCCACAAAGTCCTGCCAGTCAGGACCCTGACCctgaaatataattttaaaaaaatagaaatcagAAAATAACAACTGTAAAATCAATCCATTGCTTAAATTGCAAATAAATAATACTAGTAATAAGATTATCccaaccatctaaatataaaatgtAATGCTTGGATTAGCACGAAAAGGAAAATGTCAGATCCTTGGAAAATCTGAAAGAGTGGAGAAAGCATGCAaaggttctcatgagaactcacTCCACCATTAGCAAGTGCAATTGCCATCACTGCTGCAGCTTCCATAACCCATGACAGAGGATTCCACATGAAACTAAGAAACTTCAAGAACTTGTTCTCCTGCATTCAATGTCGAGAACAATCATAAGTTGGTCTGGCCACCATCTTGTAAATAATATTTTGTCCCTAGATGTTTTTCACTGCCACTAAGTCAATGGCCTTCTATGCTGATGTTTTCGGTGCAACACAAATAAAAGGTGAGTGTGAAGTATGGGATTTACCGGCTTCTCCTCAAGCTTGTTTAGGCCGAAAATCTTCATGCGTGCTTCAGCATCTTCTGATGAAAGCCCTGCTTGTGAAGTTCTCAATTGTTCGAAAACTTCTTCAAGTGGCAAGCGCTCCTGTAAATCAAATAATCCACAAGGTGTGAGCAGTATGGTGTGGAAGCCTCAAAAATTAGCTTTTAAGATGTATCCTTGTACACTCCTTACCAAGTCAATCGCATCGCGGTGGAAATTTTCAGGGCCAAGCAAAGGTTTTTCTATATCATCCATGGTTCAAAACTCCCAAGGCCCTGAGTGATCTAACAATCAAATCTTCGTCCCAAGCATAGAGCTAGAATCCCCAGAACTGCATCAGATCAAAGCTATGGTTACTCCATTGAGAAATTACAGTCTAGCAACTGAAAACAAAATTACAGGTATGTCTGAAGACTTTTCATATGTTATATGACCGCCACTATTTCAGTGTTGTCTGGACACAAACAAGAGCCATACAAATTTCAGACACAGAATACTAAAACCCTCAACACCCAGTTTTGAAAATGAATACGGAAAGTGCATGACGGTAACCAAATAGAAAGAATATGCCAGCTTTTGTCCATGAATCTGAATACCATTGCAATAGC of the Magnolia sinica isolate HGM2019 chromosome 7, MsV1, whole genome shotgun sequence genome contains:
- the LOC131251827 gene encoding ATPase 10, plasma membrane-type, coding for MDDIEKPLLGPENFHRDAIDLERLPLEEVFEQLRTSQAGLSSEDAEARMKIFGLNKLEEKPENKFLKFLSFMWNPLSWVMEAAAVMAIALANGGGQGPDWQDFVGIVCLLFINSTISFIEENNAGNAASALMARLAPKTRVLRNGQWQEQDAAVLVPGDIISIKLGDIIPADARLLEGDPLKIDQSALTGESLAVTKRTGDEVFSGSTCKHGEVEAVVIATGVHSFFGKAAHLVDSTEVVGHFQKVLTAIGNFCICSIAVGMIFEIIVMFPIQHRAYRSGINNLLVLLIGGIPIAMPTVLSVTLAIGSHRLSQQGAITKRMTAIEEMAGMDVLCSDKTGTLTLNRLTVDRNLIEVFNKEIDRDMVVLLAARASRLENQDAIDTAIINMLADPKEARANLTEVHFLPFNPVDKRTAITYIDSDGNWYRASKGAPEQILNLCQEKHEIAGRVHAIIDKFAERGLRSLGVAYQPVPEKSKDSPGGPWTFCGLLPLFDPPRHDSAETIRRALNLGVCVKMITGDQLAIAKETGRRLGMGTNMYPSSTLLGRDKDEHEALPIDELIEKADGFAGVFPEHKYEIVKILQEKQHICGMTGDGVNDAPALKKADIGIAVADATDAARSAADIVLTEPGLSVIISAVLTSRAIFQRMKNYTIYAVSITIRIVLGFALLAMIWKYDFPPFMVLIIAILNDGTIMTISKDRVRPSPKPDSWKLNEIFATGIVIGTYLALVTVLFYWAIQRTTFFETHFNVRSLSSNSEEISSAIYLQVSIISQALIFVTRSQGWSFMERPGTLLICAFVVAQLVATLIAVYAHINFASIQGIGWGWAGVIWLYSLIFYIPLDIIKFTVRYSLSGEAWKLLFERKTAFTTKKDYGKEDREAKWVLSQRTLQGSISTDLETNGRRSSLIAEQARRRAEIARLGEIHTLRGHVESVVRLKNLDINVIQTAHTV